A window of the Salvelinus sp. IW2-2015 linkage group LG3, ASM291031v2, whole genome shotgun sequence genome harbors these coding sequences:
- the LOC111980505 gene encoding trichohyalin, with the protein MESQGEAYPPFSVSTGGDESMQGVMQKELNHSTSAPPLPELRLVLLGRKGTGKSSAANTILGGIGGFESGRPTEECSKKRADLTGRRVTVVDTPGWEWYYPLNSTPDWVRRETLRSMSLCSPGPHVILLVIRSCASVTESYRKQIEEHLESLGEGVLDHTMLLFTRGDELGVVPMEQRILTGGAAFQQLLRRCGNRYHILDNKSRGDGTQVRELLRKMVEMVENKGGHFGADPALLRLEADGRRRARERRKRQRQMEAQTQRGTIRAVLMNDAGSQGSDWDGKQPFSKGTRRLPELRLVLLGERETGKSSAGNTILGGGGEAAGFFQTGRVTEECARCQAEVAMRLVTVVDTPGWEGGVAGPTPERVKREMVWGSVSLCPPGPHAVLLTLRVDTLVGSTPVREHLELLGEEVWRHAVLLFTHGDQLREGVGIEQHIQSGGRDLKWLVEKCGSRYHVISNLNGCGDAAQVSGLLEKVEKMVAGNRCEAFSSLVQEVSDLTRQRNEKSNQRLKEVGDKMQRQEMELKRMREREVKSIRWFFDRKKKVKSPGKSGVEKEEDGGEEEEEKRSDGRKNEMGELEERIRWLTEDKEREIQDLAAENYRFIAALDQRSRELEEIVIKREEKEREIEELNERVDEQQVKLLDLEHVVEEKERDKKEREEEFRGKHQEWRREAEELKDRIALEEKEKEEWIERGKTSQNEMYESKQLYEERRLQYEEEMQRKLHEKEEEMERKLHEKEEEMERKVHEKEEEMERKVHEKEEEMERKLHEKEEEMERKLHEKEEEMEGVRLLSETRETERRDEQRKRDEREKKEMSKLKEIIEKKNKEITDTQQLVTEKEKEIVKVRARSVDNVKEIERLKENNEQQESEAVAMQRQHTEDKSRRDAESMDKLRGKEVELNNLKQKDGENKRELVSLRQTIKQTKTELENLTAMMEKERMNMIQEYEKEMKTKEEEMRLMLEDNESATSQLQKMEEESRRNISGMTECLRDSQRKVEVLQELNVKLKKEMDNLRKKCQEYEGDQGVQRTERESREADIRELLCGYEEQLKNKDGEIHHVMEERDLEVAALKQTNDERQKELEKMKEEKEVREKQVDEIRGCYEKNLRERQNELKQTAEEKEKKLEKRERVYNEKEREQARSKELLDNRGCELETKEAELVKREEVLVKGEEVLVKREEVLVKGEEVLVKGEEELVKREEGLVKGEEGLVKREEGLVKGEERLVKREEGLVKGEERLVKREEELEKREEGLVKTEEELVKREEDLVKGEENLAKGEEELFKREEELVKGEEELMKREEELVKDREELVKGEESERGKASEKREELFKEEEVQVKEEEKLVKRQEQLVKGEEKLVNREKMLVKREEELEKRERRKLEKREEELVKREEELVKGEEELVKGEEELVKREEELVKGEEELVKRKEELVKREEELVKREEELESRRREVKNWEEDLEIRQKGQEKRKQELWSQEKCLKRKEEESESQEQNICSKEQDVEKIEKELQNRKNQLDSREYDLKTSEENIKKIELDLENLQRQQDNRQLELDERENEQGSGKIEHQNQREDLEKRERELRAREHELDNREHDLRCGEQGLENQEKDVNNRHRDMDKRQEELENIQQDLEKRELHLENREEEIKKHRQALEKREKEIQESKQGLENKEHNLKNEEQELLNRRTELEIQGKHMSNRSQDMEKLEGEVENHQQELKNREEGFDEKMQELRNWEQRLERLETELERRGHEQRNTNNRFKEKEREVNHFEKDPDGRDYDVEIREPNGLIPSHEAHGGDVCDMTARYDNVTLEGIEDSHMMYQEVGVVEKEGRELQGKEPERSGSITDREDQKMMECASSAILNNNSQFERMAAPEEKEEARQNLEEQAKEEIEEEGDTERNREHPKQEGDSQNTGKECVPLKRGSQDEIWPEECKKRGRMGEEEEEEDNYEEIEDVNVISDLKLTPSPGPSVENTKHIQRSELRLVLLGETWSSRHPAGYTILGREASHPAESISMPWRGQIAGRQVSVVEPLGLKWRNGPDGNTSIPTDPTQLQNIFHSVSLSHPGPHAILLVLPAYLSFTQKYRRAVEHHMSVLGEDSWRRTMVLFTWGEALGESAEQHILRNGDLQWLVGQCGGRHHILASRKNNSQTAELMEKIEEMVAGNGDYQCNGD; encoded by the exons atggAGTCACAGGGCGAAGCGTACCCTCCCTTTTCGGTCTCAACTGGTGGTG ATGAGAGTATGCAAGGTGTTATGCAGAAGGAGTTGAACCACTCAACCAGTGCTCCCCCTCTTCCAGAACTTAGGCTAGTCCTGCTGGGAAGGAAAGGAACAGGGAAGAGCTCTGCAGCCAATACCATTCTGGGAGGAATAGGGGGGTTTGAGAGCGGCAGACCAACCGAGGAGTGCTCGAAAAAGCGAGCCGATCTAACCGGGAGACGAGTCACCGTGGTAGACACCCCTGGCTGGGAATGGTACTACCCGCTCAACAGCACCCCCGACTGGGTCCGGAGAGAGACATTGCGCAGCATGTCCCTGTGCTCCCCCGGACCTCACGTTATCCTGCTAGTGATACGTTCCTGCGCCTCGGTAACAGAGTCCTACAGGAAGCAAATAGAGGAGCACCTGGAGTCTCTGGGGGAAGGGGTGTTGGACCATACCATGTTGCTGTTCACCAGGGGCGACGAGCTGGGTGTGGTGCCCATGGAGCAGAGGATCCTGACGGGTGGGGCTGCCTTCCAGCAGCTGCTACGGAGGTGTGGGAACAG GTACCATATCCTGGACAATAAGAGCCGGGGAGACGGAACTCAGGTAAGGGAGCTACTGAGGAAGATGGTGGAGATGGTGGAGAACAAGGGAGGACATTTTGGGGCAGATCCTGCCCTCCTGAGGTTGGAGGCAgacgggaggaggagagcgagggaacGGCGGAAGAGGCAGAGACAGATGGAGGCCCAGACTCAGAGGGGTACCATCAGAGCTGTGCTTATGA ATGACGCTGGATCCCAGGGCTCTGATTGGGATGGGAAACAACCATTCTCCAAGGGTACTCGTCGTCTCCCAGAGCTGAGACTGGTcctcctgggagagagagagacggggaagagCTCGGCTGGGAACACCATACTGGGTGGAGGTGGAGAAGCAGCAGGGTTCTTCCAGACAGGGAGAGTGACGGAGGAGTGCGCCCGGTGCCAAGCAGAG GTAGCCATGAGGCTGGTCACCGTGGTGGACACCCCCGGTTGGGAAGGTGGAGTAGCAGGCCCCACCCCAGAGAGGGTAAAGCGGGAGATGGTGTGGGGTAGCGTGTCCCTGTGTCCCCCGGGACCCCACGCTGTGCTCCTCACCCTGAGGGTGGACACCCTGGTCGGTTCCACACCTGTAAGAGAACACCTGGAGCTCCTGGGGGAAGAGGTCTGGAGGCATGCTgtcctcctgttcacccatggggATCAGCTGAGGGAGGGGGTGGGCATTGAGCAGCACATCCAAAGCGGGGGGAGGGACCTTAAGTGGCTGGTGGAGAAGTGTGGGAGCAG GTACCACGTCATCAGTAATCTGAATGGATGTGGGGACGCCGCTCAGGTGTCAGGCCTGCTGGAGAAGGTCGAGAAGATGGTGGCCGGGAACAGGTGCGAGGCCTTCTCGTCGCTAGTGCAGGAGGTCAGCGACCTCACCAGACAGAGGAATGAGAAATCCAACCAGCGTCTCAAAGAGGTTGGTGACAAGATGCAGCGTCAGGAGATGGAGCtcaagaggatgagggagagggaggtcaaGAGCATCCGCTGGTTTTTCGATCGGAAGAAGAAAGTTAAATCTCCGGGGAAGTCAGGCGTGGaaaaagaggaggatggaggggaggaggaggaagagaaaaggagTGATGGGAGGAAGAACGAAATGGGCGAACTGGAGGAGAGGATTAGGTGGCTGACagaggataaggagagagagattcaggaTCTGGCCGCGGAAAACTACAGATTCATCGCTGCGCTCGATCAGAGAAGCAGAGAGCTAGAGGAGATAGTCATCAagcgagaggagaaagagagagagattgaagagcTGAACGAGAGAGTTGATGAGCAGCAAGTGAAACTGCTCGACCTTGAGCATGTCGTCGAGGAGAAAGAACGAgataaaaaagagagggaggaagagtttAGAGGAAAGCATCAGGAATGGAGGAGGGAAGCAGAGGAGTTGAAAGACAGGATAGCCctggaagaaaaagaaaaagaggaaTGGATAGAAAGAGGAAAAACGTCACAGAACGAGATGTATGAGTCAAAACAGTTGTATGAGGAGAGACGTTTACAGTATGAGGAAGAGATGCAGAGAAAACTGcatgaaaaagaggaagagatggagagaaaactgcatgaaaaagaggaagagatggagagaaaagtgcatgaaaaagaggaagagatggagagaaaagtgcatgaaaaagaggaagagatggagagaaaactgcatgaaaaagaggaagagatggagagaaaactgcatgaaaaagaggaagagatggaaggAGTGAGACTGCTATCTGAGACAAGGGAGACAGAAAGGAGGGATGAGCAAAGAAAGAGAGACgaaagggaaaagaaagagatgagcaagctgaaagaaatcattgaaaagaaaaataaagaaataactgATACACAGCAATTggttacagagaaagaaaaagagattgTGAAAGTGAGGGCGAGATCCGTTGACAACGTAAAAGAAATTGAGCGGCTGAAAGAAAACAACGAACAGCAGGAGTCTGAGGCGGTGGCAATGCAACGGCAACACACAGAGGACAAAAGTAGGAGAGATGCCGAGTCAATGGACAAGTTACGAGGGAAAGAAGTGGAGCTCAACAACTTAAAACAAAAGGACGGGGAAAATAAGAGAGAACTCGTCAGTTTAAGGCAAAccattaaacaaacaaaaacagaactggaAAACTTAACTGCCATGATGGAGAAGGAAAGGATGAACATGATACAGGAATATGAAAAGGAAATGAAGACGAAGGAAGAGGAGATGAGGTTGATGTTAGAAGACAACGAAAGTGCTACCAGCCAACTGCAGAAAATGGAGGAAGAAAGTAGAAGGAACATTTCAGGCATGACAGAATGCTTAAGGGACAGCCAGAGGAAGGTTGAGGTACTGCAGGAGCTGAACGTGAAATTGAAGAAAGAGATGGACAACCTCAGGAAGAAGTGTCAGGAGTATGAGGGGGACCAGGGGGTTCAGAGGAccgagagggagagcagggaggctGACATCAGGGAGCTGCTCTGTGGATATGAAGAGCAGTTAAAAAACAAAGATGGGGAAATCCACCATGTTATGGAAGAGCGGGACCTGGAGGTTGCTGCGTTGAAACAGACGAACGATGAGAGACAGAAGGAGCTGGAGAAAatgaaagaagagaaggaggtgagagagaaacaggtgGATGAGATACGAGGGTGTTATGAGAAGAatctgagagaaagacagaatgagCTGAAACAGACGGCTGAGGAAAAGGAGAAAAAGcttgagaaaagggagagagtgtATAATGAGAAGGAACGAGAACAAGCAAGAAGTAAAGAATTGCTGGATAACAGAGGATGCGAACTTGAGACAAAAGAGGCAGAGCTAGTGAAAAGAGAAGAAGTGctagtgaaaggagaggaagtgCTAGTGAAAAGAGAAGAAGTGctagtgaaaggagaggaagtgctagtgaaaggagaggaagagctagtgaaaagagaggaagggctagtgaaaggagaggaagggctagtgaaaagagaggaagggctagtgaaaggagaggaaaggctAGTTAAAAGAGAGGAAGGGctagtgaaaggagaggaaaggctagtgaaaagagaggaagaactggagaaaagagaggaagggcTAGTGAAAACAGAGGAAGAGCTAGTCAAAAGAGAGGAAGATctagtgaaaggagaggaaaatctagcgaaaggagaggaagagctattcaaaagagaagaagaattagtgaaaggagaggaagagctaatgaaaagagaggaagagctaGTGAAAGACAGGGAAGAGCtagtgaaaggagaggagagcga GAGAGGAAAAGCTAGTGAAAAGAGAGAAGAGCTATTCAAAGAAGAGGAAGTGCAAGTTAAAGAAGAGGAAAAGCTAGTGAAAAGACAGGAACAGctagtgaaaggagaggaaaagctAGTGAATAGAGAGAAAATGCTtgtgaaaagagaagaagaacttgagaaaagagagagaagaa AACttgagaaaagagaggaagaactagtgaaaagagaggaagagctagtgaaaggagaggaagagctagtgaaaggagaggaagagctagtgaaaagagaggaagagttagtgaaaggagaggaagagctaGTGAAAAGAAAGGAAGAGCTagtgaaaagagaggaagagctagtgaaaagagaggaagagttgGAAAGTAGAAGACGAGAAGTAAAGAACTGGGAGGAAGATCTAGAAATAAGACAGAAAGGACAAGAAAAACGGAAACAGGAGTTGTGGAGCCAAGAAAAATGCTTgaaaagaaaggaagaagagTCTGAAAGCCAAGAACAAAACATCTGCAGCAAGGAGCAAGATGTGGAGAAAATAGAAAAAGAGCTGCAAAACAGAAAGAACCAACTTGATAGTAGGGAATATGATTTAAAAACTTCGGAAGAAAATATTAAGAAAATCGAGCTGGATCTAGAAAACCTTCAGCGACAACAGGACAACCGTCAACTAGAGCTGGATGAAAGGGAAAATGAACAAGGGAGTGGGAAGATAGAACATCAGAACCAGAGAGAGGAtctggaaaaaagagagagagaactgagggcCAGAGAACATGAACTCGACAACAGGGAACATGATTTGAGATGTGGAGAACAAGGGTTGGAAAACCAGGAAAAGGATGTGAACAACCGACACCGCGACATGGACAAAAGACAAGAAGAATTGGAAAATATACAACAAGACCTTGAGAAAAGGGAGCTTCACCTGGAGAATAGAGAAGAAGAAATAAAGAAGCATAGACAAGCTctggaaaaaagagagaaagagatccaAGAGAGCAAACAAGGACTTGAAAACAAAGAACACAATTTGAAGAATGAAGAGCAAGAGTTACTGAACAGGAGAACAGAGCTAGAAATTCAAGGGAAACATATGAGCAACAGGAGCCAAGACATGGAAAAGCTGGAGGGGGAGGTGGAAAACCATCAGCAAGAGCtaaagaacagagaggaaggttTTGACGAAAAAATGCAAGAGTTGAGGAATTGGGAGCAGCGTCTAGAAAGACTTGAAACAGAACTAGAGAGGAGAGGGCATGAACAGAGGAATACAAATAATAGATTCAAGGAAAAGGAGCGAGAAGTGAACCATTTTGAAAAAGATCCGGATGGCAGAGATTATGACGTGGAGATCAGAGAGCCTAACGGATTGATACCAAGCCATGAAGCACATGGAGGAGATGTATGTGACATGACAGCAAGATATGATAATGTGACACTAGAGGGTATAGAGGATTCCCATATGATGTACCAGGAAGTAGGAGTGGTGGAGAAAGAAGGACGGGAACTGCAGGGAAAAGAACCAGAGAGGAGTGGAAGCATCACAGACCGGGAAGATCAGAAGATGATGGAATGTGCCTCGTCTGCAATCTTAAACAATAACAGTCAGTTTGAAAGAATGGCAGCgccagaagagaaagaggaggctaGACAGAATCTGGAAGAACAGGCGAAAGAGGAGATAGAAGAAGAGGGAGACacggagagaaatagagagcatcccaaacaggaaGGGGATTCTCAGAACACAGGGAAGGAGTGTGTTCCGTTAAAAAGAGGGAGCCAGGATGAGATATGGCCGGAAGAATGTAAAAAGAGGGGGAGAAtgggtgaagaggaggaagaggaggataatTATGAGGAAATTGAAGATGTAAACGTTATCTCAGACTTAAAGTTAACTCCAAGTCCAGGCCCCAGTgtagaaaacactaaacacatcCAAAGGTCTGAGCTGAGGCTGGTACTGTTAGGGGAGACTTGGTCCTCCCGTCACCCAGCAGGGTACACAATCCTGGGCAGAGAGGCATCACACCCAGCTGAGTCCATCTCTATGCCATGGCGGGGACAAATCGCTGGAAGACAGGTCAGTGTGGTCGAACCACTTGGGCTAAAGTGGCGTAACGGACCAGACGGCAACACCTCCATCCCCACAGACCCAACACAGCTCCAGAACATCTTCCATAGTGTTTCCCTGTCCCACCCAGGTCCCCACGCTATCCTCCTGGTCCTACCAGCCTACCTGTCATTCACACAGAAGTATCGGAGAGCGGTGGAACACCATATGAGTGTGCTCGGGGAAGATAGTTGGCGTCGCACTATGGTGCTGTTTACGTGGGGGGAAGCTTTAGGGGAGAGCGCTGAGCAGCACATATTGAGGAATGGGGACCTCCAGTGGCTGGTGGGACAATGCGGCGGTAGACACCATATTCTGGCCAGCAGGAAGAACAACTCTCAAACAGCAGAGCTAatggagaagatagaggagatgGTGGCAGGAAACGGTGACTATCAATGTAATGGAGACTGA